Proteins found in one Acidobacteriota bacterium genomic segment:
- the coaD gene encoding pantetheine-phosphate adenylyltransferase, giving the protein MSRRVAVYPGSFDPLHNGHLDLIERCLSLFDEVVVAVLHNDQKKALFTSEERVRMIGQLLAPYPNCRVESFSGLLVDFVESAGASCVVRGLRAVSDFEYEFQMALMNKRLNPRVETLFMMPREDYTFVSSRTVKEVFFLGGKLDGLVPPVILKYLEAHKDRET; this is encoded by the coding sequence ATGAGCCGGCGCGTCGCCGTCTATCCCGGGTCCTTCGACCCTCTGCACAACGGACATCTGGACCTCATCGAACGCTGCCTCTCCCTCTTCGACGAGGTGGTGGTGGCGGTACTCCACAACGATCAGAAAAAGGCCCTGTTCACCAGCGAGGAGCGGGTGCGCATGATCGGGCAGCTGCTGGCGCCCTATCCCAACTGCCGAGTGGAGAGTTTTTCCGGCCTGCTGGTGGATTTCGTCGAGAGCGCCGGTGCCAGCTGCGTGGTGCGCGGCCTGCGGGCGGTCTCGGACTTCGAGTACGAGTTCCAGATGGCGCTGATGAACAAGCGCCTCAATCCGCGGGTAGAGACCCTCTTCATGATGCCCCGGGAGGATTACACCTTCGTTTCCAGCCGCACCGTCAAGGAGGTTTTCTTCCTCGGCGGAAAGCTGGACGGATTGGTGCCGCCGGTGATCTTGAAGTACCTTGAAGCGCACAAAGACCGCGAGACTTGA
- a CDS encoding CDGSH iron-sulfur domain-containing protein has translation MSDQPVIAERTPVVLELEAGETYWWCICGRSKEQPFCDGSHAGTDFEPIPFEVTETRRYALCRCKYTEDSPFCDGRHKQLPAE, from the coding sequence ATGTCCGACCAACCCGTAATCGCTGAACGCACTCCGGTGGTGCTCGAACTAGAAGCCGGTGAGACCTATTGGTGGTGCATCTGTGGCCGCTCGAAGGAGCAGCCCTTCTGTGACGGATCCCACGCCGGCACCGACTTCGAGCCCATTCCCTTCGAGGTGACGGAAACCCGCCGCTACGCCCTCTGCCGGTGCAAATACACCGAAGACTCCCCCTTCTGCGACGGCCGCCACAAGCAGCTGCCGGCGGAGTAG